From a single Leptospira levettii genomic region:
- a CDS encoding Ppx/GppA phosphatase family protein, which yields MLPFSQILRKPNQAFRTEKILAAIDLGTNSFHIVVVKLRPDGTLEYLTKEKESVRLGSGSSDYAVITNEAMDRGLACLKRFKTLADSYKAEIRAVATSALREAENRQIFLDRAEKETGIQIQVISGNEEARLIYLGILQGLPVYEKRILLIDIGGGSTELLIGEKGEILFSTSMKLGAIRLTEKYLKKDPISATDLQKCRIHIESVLSAFLPQIETWKPFMVVGSSGTITSVTSMVLEKKGEKRERLNGTEIPIDSFKEIRKQVLDAESIKKRLKIPGLDAKRGDIIVGGILVLDEVLQRIKAPSFTVSDFALREGIVYDTIESWYRHTDTSLPRLDNIREKAIKTVANLYPQGKHHAETVAKLTLQLFDDLKELHGLGNLERDYLETACYLHQVGLCISHHNYHKHSYYIIRNSEAMVGFSNSEIEIIALLARYHRKGGPKGKHEEFKTLRPEDQLLVRKLASFLRIGDGLDRSEKSMIERLDAVIEKGKVNCRLYFKKGEDPNLEIWSVSEKKDLFEDTFSTNLEFHLHPL from the coding sequence ATGCTTCCTTTCTCACAAATCTTACGCAAACCAAACCAGGCATTTCGCACGGAAAAGATCCTTGCTGCCATTGATTTGGGCACTAATTCCTTCCACATCGTTGTCGTAAAACTAAGACCGGATGGTACACTCGAATACCTGACCAAAGAAAAGGAATCCGTTCGTTTAGGAAGCGGTAGCAGCGATTATGCGGTCATTACAAACGAGGCTATGGATAGGGGTCTTGCTTGTTTGAAACGATTCAAAACACTTGCCGACAGTTACAAAGCGGAAATCAGAGCTGTAGCCACGAGTGCACTTCGGGAAGCAGAAAATAGGCAGATATTTCTTGACCGAGCGGAGAAGGAAACGGGCATCCAAATCCAAGTGATTTCTGGGAACGAAGAAGCAAGGCTCATTTACCTTGGGATTTTACAAGGGCTCCCCGTGTATGAAAAACGGATCCTTCTCATTGATATTGGGGGAGGGAGCACGGAACTACTGATAGGGGAAAAAGGTGAAATCCTTTTTTCCACCAGTATGAAGTTAGGTGCCATTCGTTTAACAGAGAAATATTTAAAAAAAGATCCGATTTCAGCCACTGATTTGCAAAAATGTAGGATCCATATTGAATCCGTGTTATCTGCTTTTTTACCCCAAATTGAAACCTGGAAACCCTTTATGGTTGTAGGAAGTTCGGGAACCATCACATCGGTGACCTCAATGGTTTTAGAAAAGAAGGGAGAAAAACGAGAACGGTTAAATGGGACCGAGATTCCAATCGATTCTTTCAAAGAGATACGCAAACAGGTATTAGATGCTGAAAGTATCAAAAAAAGACTCAAAATCCCTGGTTTAGATGCTAAACGTGGGGATATCATTGTGGGTGGGATTTTGGTGTTGGATGAAGTGTTACAAAGGATTAAAGCACCTTCCTTTACGGTGAGTGATTTTGCGCTTCGGGAAGGAATTGTGTATGATACAATTGAGTCCTGGTACAGACATACTGACACTTCACTTCCGAGACTTGATAACATCCGTGAAAAAGCGATCAAAACTGTTGCAAACCTTTACCCGCAAGGGAAACATCATGCTGAAACAGTTGCAAAACTCACATTGCAGTTGTTTGATGATTTAAAGGAATTACATGGTCTTGGAAACTTAGAAAGAGATTATTTGGAAACAGCTTGTTACCTCCACCAAGTTGGACTTTGTATTTCCCATCATAATTATCATAAACATAGTTATTATATTATTCGTAACTCAGAAGCAATGGTTGGATTTTCCAATTCTGAAATTGAAATCATTGCTCTTCTTGCTCGTTACCATAGGAAAGGTGGTCCAAAAGGCAAACACGAAGAGTTTAAAACCCTTAGGCCAGAAGACCAACTTTTGGTTCGTAAGTTAGCTTCCTTTTTACGAATCGGAGATGGATTGGATCGTTCCGAAAAATCCATGATTGAAAGATTGGATGCAGTCATTGAAAAAGGAAAAGTGAATTGCCGTTTGTATTTCAAAAAAGGAGAAGATCCCAATTTAGAAATTTGGTCTGTGTCAGAAAAAAAGGATTTATTCGAAGATACATTTAGTACAAATTTAGAATTTCACTTACATCCATTATGA
- a CDS encoding protein-glutamate methylesterase/protein-glutamine glutaminase, with amino-acid sequence MIKLLIVDDQNIVRNVLSDTFKDDPTIKVVGTAANANEAQKLVESLRPDVISLDVVMPGMSGIEFLNWLMPKYPTPVIMLSTFTQSGADATLAALSNGAVDFVQKPDGSESDFLRMLKELTTKIKKYGTEVKLQKQSLFAKTTKLKFNEEKNNRIKIIAIGASTGGTQAIDYLLSRLPSNLPPIVIVQHMPEYFTSLFAMRLKTTSGLNVIEASNGDILETGGVYLAPGDKHLLVRRLAGKMYLELETFEKVSGHRPSVDVMFDSIAKGKMGNHSLAIILTGMGRDGASGIKNIRTAGGTTIGQDEKSSVVYGMPKEAFLLGGINHQTALVDIPQKIIQILET; translated from the coding sequence ATGATCAAACTATTGATTGTGGATGATCAAAATATCGTGAGAAATGTTCTCTCTGATACGTTTAAAGATGATCCAACAATCAAAGTGGTTGGTACAGCCGCAAATGCAAATGAAGCACAAAAACTAGTCGAGTCATTACGCCCTGATGTCATTAGTTTGGATGTTGTGATGCCAGGTATGAGTGGAATAGAATTTTTAAATTGGCTTATGCCTAAATACCCTACTCCTGTGATCATGCTTAGCACATTTACACAATCTGGAGCAGATGCAACTCTTGCTGCACTTTCCAATGGGGCTGTTGATTTTGTCCAAAAGCCAGACGGAAGTGAATCTGATTTTTTACGTATGTTAAAAGAACTTACCACAAAAATCAAAAAATATGGAACTGAAGTCAAACTTCAAAAACAATCCTTATTTGCAAAAACAACAAAACTCAAATTCAACGAAGAAAAAAATAATCGTATCAAAATCATTGCTATCGGTGCATCGACTGGTGGTACACAGGCCATCGATTATCTTTTGAGTCGATTACCTTCCAATTTACCTCCCATTGTCATTGTCCAACATATGCCAGAGTATTTTACAAGTTTGTTTGCAATGCGCCTTAAAACAACAAGTGGTCTAAACGTAATTGAAGCATCAAATGGAGACATTTTGGAAACTGGTGGTGTTTATTTAGCTCCTGGAGATAAACATCTTTTAGTTAGGCGGTTGGCAGGAAAGATGTATTTAGAACTCGAAACTTTCGAAAAAGTATCTGGACATCGGCCAAGTGTTGATGTCATGTTTGACTCCATTGCAAAAGGGAAAATGGGGAATCATAGTCTAGCAATCATTTTAACGGGAATGGGAAGAGATGGTGCGTCGGGCATTAAAAACATTCGGACAGCTGGAGGAACCACAATTGGACAAGATGAAAAATCTTCAGTTGTATACGGGATGCCAAAAGAAGCATTCCTGTTAGGTGGCATAAACCACCAAACTGCATTAGTTGATATTCCACAAAAAATCATTCAAATTTTAGAAACGTAA
- a CDS encoding chemotaxis protein CheA, with the protein MNREDLLLGFIQEGFELIEDCENAILAIEEIQNSHGNFDEELMNNLFRSVHTFKGSSGLLKLETLVKLTHEAETLMDLLRNQKLLPSNELTQVLIDTFDRMRVLLSKVETLKANPEMDPPTELQIQALQGEIHKLQQHSVVETVSEKPKKEKKIYEIFDEEEPPKETNKKSNVYEIFDEETNQTVAKNKKFEIFEEEPKQTQTEVTSNNSKVERLGDQNKPVISNIRKEIKVANDKLDSLLDLVGELVIAESNVTQHPTIKSIRNESLNSALTRFHKILLDLQEVAFSTRMIPISGVFQKMSRLVRDLQKQSGKKVLLHIKGEDTEIDKSIVDLIADPIVHILRNSIDHGLETPEERMNRGKVDTGNIYLSARQSVNEVWVMIKDDGRGLDRNKILEKAKQNGLISGDTSALSDQEVFNLIFLPGLSTAKVVSDISGRGVGMDIVRQNIVKLGGKIEIHSQFGVGTTFVLRIPLSLGIMEGTVVRVGQKFFTIQTIELREFVSLRDKKEIELDEGQKVLDIRGTFIPIFNINQILNHKEQIIYDNEDPLMIILEYERKLIGIRVDEIIGNQNVVIKPLMGIMENAQGVNGFTILGNGNVSLILDVKSIFSKLEFVGVS; encoded by the coding sequence TTCTGTTCATACATTTAAAGGTTCCTCTGGACTTCTCAAATTAGAAACTCTTGTCAAGTTAACGCATGAAGCGGAAACATTGATGGATTTACTCCGAAACCAAAAACTTTTGCCATCCAATGAGTTAACACAAGTTCTCATCGATACTTTCGATCGGATGCGTGTTTTATTGTCAAAAGTGGAAACATTAAAAGCAAATCCTGAAATGGATCCACCAACTGAATTGCAGATCCAAGCCTTACAAGGTGAGATCCATAAACTACAACAACACTCGGTTGTGGAAACAGTTTCGGAAAAACCTAAAAAAGAGAAAAAGATATACGAGATTTTTGACGAAGAAGAACCACCGAAAGAAACTAACAAAAAATCGAACGTGTATGAAATCTTCGATGAAGAAACAAACCAAACTGTTGCAAAAAACAAAAAATTTGAAATTTTTGAAGAAGAACCAAAACAAACCCAAACAGAAGTTACATCAAATAACTCCAAGGTAGAACGTTTAGGCGACCAAAACAAACCTGTTATCTCCAATATTCGAAAAGAAATCAAAGTCGCAAATGATAAGTTAGATTCCCTTTTAGATTTAGTGGGAGAACTTGTCATCGCAGAATCAAATGTAACCCAACACCCTACGATTAAATCAATTCGTAACGAGAGTTTAAATTCAGCACTCACTCGATTTCATAAAATACTTTTAGATTTACAAGAAGTTGCATTTTCCACTCGGATGATTCCTATCTCAGGTGTATTCCAAAAGATGTCACGTTTGGTTAGGGACCTGCAAAAACAATCAGGTAAAAAAGTACTCTTACATATCAAAGGAGAAGATACCGAAATTGATAAGTCCATTGTTGATTTAATTGCAGATCCAATTGTTCATATCCTTCGAAACTCGATTGACCATGGTTTAGAAACTCCTGAAGAAAGAATGAACCGAGGAAAAGTTGATACAGGGAATATTTATCTCAGTGCCAGACAATCTGTGAATGAAGTTTGGGTGATGATTAAAGATGATGGCCGTGGTTTAGATAGAAATAAAATATTAGAGAAAGCAAAACAAAATGGTCTCATCTCTGGAGATACTTCTGCACTCAGTGACCAAGAGGTTTTTAATTTAATATTTTTACCTGGTTTATCAACTGCAAAAGTTGTTTCTGATATCTCAGGTCGTGGTGTTGGTATGGATATTGTCCGCCAAAATATAGTGAAACTAGGTGGAAAAATTGAAATCCATAGTCAGTTCGGAGTAGGGACAACATTTGTTTTACGAATCCCTTTATCATTAGGAATCATGGAAGGAACTGTTGTCAGAGTTGGTCAGAAATTTTTTACAATCCAAACCATTGAACTACGCGAATTCGTAAGCCTTCGAGACAAAAAGGAAATAGAGTTAGATGAAGGGCAAAAGGTCTTAGACATACGAGGAACTTTTATTCCTATTTTTAATATCAATCAAATCCTTAATCACAAGGAACAGATCATATATGATAATGAAGATCCATTGATGATCATACTTGAATATGAAAGGAAACTCATTGGAATCAGAGTCGATGAAATCATTGGAAATCAAAATGTAGTGATCAAACCACTCATGGGAATTATGGAAAATGCCCAAGGTGTAAATGGATTTACCATATTAGGAAACGGGAATGTCAGTTTAATTTTAGATGTTAAATCGATATTTAGCAAACTAGAATTCGTTGGAGTATCATGA
- a CDS encoding response regulator: MAKKILLCDDAPTALKLMELILSGEGYEIYKAENAEQAIVSLEANGPFDGCVFDINMPGKNGIELSKEYLAHPKGQGGKILIVSTESSDYLRQAGKDAGVKAWIVKPFEDEDLIEVLTKIIG; the protein is encoded by the coding sequence ATGGCTAAAAAAATATTATTATGTGACGATGCACCAACAGCACTCAAACTAATGGAATTAATCCTTTCAGGTGAAGGTTATGAAATTTACAAAGCTGAAAATGCAGAACAAGCAATTGTTTCATTAGAAGCAAATGGACCTTTCGATGGTTGTGTATTTGATATCAACATGCCTGGTAAAAATGGAATTGAATTATCAAAAGAATACTTAGCTCACCCAAAAGGACAAGGTGGAAAAATATTAATTGTTTCTACTGAATCAAGTGACTATTTAAGGCAAGCAGGCAAAGACGCAGGTGTAAAAGCTTGGATTGTCAAACCATTTGAGGACGAAGACTTGATTGAAGTTCTAACTAAAATTATTGGTTAA
- a CDS encoding rod shape-determining protein has protein sequence MIFDNLYGLFSNDMGIDLGTANTLVHVKGQGIVLSEPSVVAVQASTGRVLAVGQEAKRMLGRTPGDIVAIRPMKDGVIADFETVEKMIRYFIAKVHNRTTFVKPRIVIGVPSGITEVERRAVRESAEQAGAREIFLIEEALAAAIGANIPIHEPAGNMIVDIGGGTTEIAVISLGGMVIAESIRTGGDEFDEAIVKYLRNQYNLVVGERTAEDIKLTIGNAFADKRVDTMEVKGRDAISGLPRTLELDSNEIRKALKEPTDEILDGIKSVLERTPPELAADIVERGIVLTGGGCLLRGLEHYLTKETGVPVFRAENPLTCVVLGTGRYLDELKYIKPGIR, from the coding sequence ATGATATTTGATAATCTTTATGGACTTTTCTCGAACGATATGGGAATCGATTTGGGAACCGCGAACACCCTCGTGCATGTGAAAGGACAAGGGATCGTCCTATCAGAACCGTCGGTCGTGGCAGTCCAAGCCTCTACTGGTCGAGTCCTCGCAGTGGGACAAGAAGCAAAACGAATGCTAGGAAGGACTCCTGGTGATATCGTTGCCATCCGCCCCATGAAAGACGGGGTGATCGCCGACTTCGAAACTGTGGAAAAGATGATTCGTTACTTCATCGCAAAAGTCCACAACCGCACTACATTTGTAAAACCGCGCATTGTCATCGGAGTTCCTTCTGGGATTACCGAAGTAGAAAGACGTGCCGTTCGTGAGTCCGCAGAACAAGCGGGAGCCCGCGAAATTTTCCTTATCGAAGAAGCACTTGCAGCAGCCATCGGTGCCAACATCCCCATCCATGAACCAGCAGGGAACATGATTGTGGATATCGGAGGGGGAACCACAGAAATCGCCGTGATCTCACTTGGTGGTATGGTAATCGCAGAATCCATCCGAACTGGTGGTGACGAATTTGATGAAGCCATTGTGAAATACCTCCGTAACCAATACAACCTAGTGGTGGGAGAAAGAACGGCTGAGGACATCAAACTCACAATCGGTAACGCGTTTGCTGACAAACGTGTCGACACAATGGAAGTGAAAGGCCGTGACGCGATCTCAGGTCTCCCACGCACCCTCGAACTCGATTCCAACGAAATCCGCAAAGCCCTCAAAGAACCAACAGACGAAATCCTAGACGGTATCAAATCGGTACTCGAGCGCACTCCTCCAGAACTTGCCGCCGACATCGTAGAACGAGGGATCGTTCTCACAGGTGGTGGATGCCTCCTTCGTGGTCTCGAACACTACCTCACCAAAGAAACAGGTGTTCCTGTGTTCCGTGCCGAAAACCCACTCACTTGTGTGGTTCTCGGAACCGGACGTTACTTGGATGAATTGAAATACATCAAACCAGGGATCAGATAA
- a CDS encoding SpoIIE family protein phosphatase: protein MKKTLYLICCFICFSQTIFALPIDLTKNWYVTKGFETTENPDGKKWKTLESLPLASILSEFEWEKGKLRKVTMAKSFLLSQSDFQKTEDDAFSLHIPYISNYYVIYINQTLVSSNGKIKNETIEKSGYRRHILIRMKRNQLNIGQNQIRILIAAEEGEELNLYKLFNDYPTTIDLASNHLKIEDEYETYMLLFLYIFVGIYHGLFYWKRRQETYNLYYALFSIFLAVYMIFRSQGVYSFGLEPFTQTKIEYFVVFLTPVWLLLFTDVFFRSKISIVSKVYFLFSLVLAITQIFVSRATSVTLLRIWQISVLVFGVILLYLMISAVRAKNKDAKRLLIGVLFLLGTGTWDILGASGLLPIQNLNLLRFGFLVFVLGIAVVLANRFLRVHRQVEELNLSLEKKVEERTNELQNTLTKVQELKVQQDGDYFLTSLLLDPLSQTKVESTKVLLQSYVKQKKEFEFRGKKREIGGDIIISDNITLNGKSYLVFINGDAMGKSIQGAGGALVLGVVFLSFIKRTQMILDNQNKSPERWIKECFYELQTIFESFDGSMLVSVVLGLIEEDTGVLYYLNAEHPWTVLYRDGVASFIEEELELRKIGTKGMDGDVRIRIFPLEKGDILFIGSDGRDDLVLEESGDGNRLINEDETKFLQVVEKSNGDLNLLVENLLDVGTFSDDLTLLRIEWLGSFKRVSKDTLSNLSTDDYLYAKVKLLLDLGNGEEAYQNIESLLSNESLNDDIRINLIREKSRISLLLKKFDVAVESLESIFPFFVTDNEILLQLSFAYRKSKNIKKAIDLGERLRARDPKHVRNLINLVECYRLLGNGDRAKKIFHRLAMITPDHPQVIKLKELLEESIKS, encoded by the coding sequence ATGAAAAAAACCTTATACCTTATTTGTTGTTTTATTTGTTTTTCCCAAACGATTTTCGCACTTCCCATTGATTTAACAAAAAATTGGTATGTCACTAAAGGATTTGAAACCACAGAAAACCCTGATGGTAAAAAATGGAAAACGTTAGAATCATTGCCTTTAGCATCAATACTTTCAGAATTTGAATGGGAAAAAGGAAAACTCCGAAAGGTAACGATGGCAAAGTCCTTTTTGTTATCACAATCTGATTTTCAAAAAACGGAGGATGATGCCTTCAGCCTTCACATACCTTACATCTCAAATTATTATGTAATTTACATTAACCAAACTCTTGTTTCCTCTAATGGCAAAATCAAAAATGAAACAATAGAAAAAAGTGGGTATAGAAGACACATACTCATCAGAATGAAAAGAAATCAATTGAATATTGGACAAAACCAAATTCGGATTTTGATCGCAGCTGAAGAAGGTGAGGAATTAAATTTATACAAACTCTTTAACGATTATCCAACCACTATCGACTTAGCATCTAATCATCTTAAAATTGAAGATGAATACGAAACATACATGTTGTTGTTTTTGTATATTTTTGTTGGAATTTATCATGGGTTGTTTTATTGGAAACGGAGGCAAGAAACCTATAATTTATATTATGCTTTATTTTCTATCTTCTTAGCTGTTTATATGATCTTTCGCTCTCAAGGAGTGTATTCATTTGGTTTGGAACCATTCACACAAACTAAAATAGAGTATTTTGTTGTATTCCTAACGCCAGTTTGGTTACTTTTATTCACTGATGTATTTTTCCGCTCAAAAATTAGCATCGTATCAAAGGTTTACTTTCTATTTAGTTTGGTTTTGGCGATCACTCAAATTTTTGTTAGTCGAGCTACTTCCGTTACCTTACTTCGTATCTGGCAAATATCAGTTTTAGTTTTTGGGGTGATTTTACTTTACCTAATGATCTCCGCTGTGCGTGCAAAAAACAAAGACGCAAAACGTTTGTTAATAGGAGTTTTGTTTTTGCTTGGGACAGGAACTTGGGATATTTTGGGTGCATCTGGACTTCTTCCCATTCAAAATCTAAATTTGTTACGATTTGGTTTTTTGGTTTTTGTTTTGGGCATTGCTGTTGTCTTGGCCAATCGTTTTTTACGAGTGCATAGGCAAGTGGAAGAACTCAATTTGAGTTTAGAGAAAAAAGTAGAAGAGCGGACAAACGAATTACAAAATACACTCACAAAAGTCCAGGAACTGAAAGTCCAACAGGATGGTGATTATTTTTTAACATCTCTACTATTGGATCCCCTTAGCCAAACAAAAGTTGAATCTACAAAAGTTTTGCTTCAATCCTATGTGAAACAAAAAAAGGAATTTGAGTTTCGCGGGAAAAAAAGAGAAATTGGTGGTGATATCATCATCAGCGATAACATTACTTTAAATGGAAAATCTTACTTAGTATTCATCAATGGTGATGCGATGGGTAAGTCCATTCAAGGTGCTGGTGGTGCACTCGTTTTAGGAGTTGTGTTTTTATCTTTTATCAAACGTACTCAAATGATTTTGGATAACCAAAACAAATCACCTGAACGTTGGATCAAAGAATGTTTTTACGAATTACAAACCATCTTTGAGTCATTCGATGGTTCGATGTTGGTTTCTGTAGTTTTAGGTCTTATAGAAGAAGACACAGGTGTTTTGTACTATCTGAATGCAGAACATCCATGGACAGTATTGTATCGCGATGGAGTGGCTTCTTTTATAGAAGAGGAATTGGAACTTCGAAAGATTGGAACAAAAGGAATGGATGGTGATGTTCGAATCCGAATCTTTCCTTTAGAAAAAGGAGATATATTATTCATTGGATCGGACGGTAGAGATGATTTAGTTTTAGAGGAAAGCGGAGATGGCAATCGCCTAATCAATGAAGATGAAACTAAATTTTTGCAAGTTGTTGAGAAATCAAATGGTGATTTAAATTTACTTGTCGAAAACTTATTAGATGTAGGAACATTTTCGGATGATCTTACATTACTTCGGATTGAATGGTTAGGTTCTTTCAAACGAGTTTCAAAAGATACTCTCTCCAATTTATCAACAGATGATTATTTATATGCAAAAGTGAAACTATTGTTAGATCTTGGAAATGGTGAAGAAGCATACCAAAACATCGAATCCTTATTATCAAATGAGTCGTTAAATGATGATATCAGGATTAATTTAATACGAGAAAAATCCCGTATTTCCTTACTGTTGAAAAAATTCGATGTTGCCGTGGAATCCTTAGAATCGATTTTTCCCTTCTTCGTGACAGACAATGAAATTTTATTGCAACTCAGTTTCGCATACCGTAAATCAAAGAACATTAAAAAAGCAATCGACCTTGGGGAAAGATTGCGTGCAAGGGATCCAAAACACGTAAGGAACCTGATCAATTTAGTAGAATGTTACCGATTGTTAGGGAATGGTGACCGAGCCAAAAAGATTTTTCATCGGCTAGCAATGATTACACCTGATCACCCTCAGGTAATCAAATTAAAGGAATTATTGGAAGAGTCAATTAAGTCCTAA
- a CDS encoding MFS transporter — protein sequence MDFKFTPYHIFVVGLLAFLQFTVVLDFMILSPLGVLVMSELQIPTEKFGYVVSAYAFSAGISGLLSAGFADRFDRKKLLLFFYIGFVVATFLCGIAVHYEFLLFVRILTGMFAGVLSSISFAIVADLFPLQVRGRVMGFIMTAFAASQVFGLPIGIYISNIWGWQSPFLMIAGVSGVVGFFIFFFLKPVTKHLDNKTDTHAFHHLITTLTQPRYLPAFIATTLLATGGFMLMPFGSAFSVHNLGVRLEDLPFIYMVTGIVSMLGGPLMGRLSDSIGKYNMFFGASTIAAIIILYFTRLKVTPLPTVIIINSLLFVFIAARMISANAMNSAVPELHDRGAFMAISSSIQQISGGIAASVAGLIVIQTPSGYLERYEVLGYVVATAIVCTILLMYKVNEMISTKK from the coding sequence ATGGATTTCAAATTTACACCTTACCACATCTTTGTCGTTGGCTTACTCGCTTTTTTACAATTCACAGTTGTACTAGATTTTATGATCTTATCACCTCTCGGTGTTTTGGTCATGAGCGAACTACAAATTCCAACTGAAAAATTTGGATATGTAGTTTCTGCTTATGCATTCAGTGCGGGAATCTCAGGATTACTTTCTGCTGGTTTTGCCGATCGTTTTGATCGTAAAAAGTTGCTCTTGTTTTTTTATATTGGATTTGTGGTGGCTACTTTTCTTTGCGGAATAGCCGTACATTATGAATTTTTACTTTTTGTAAGAATATTAACGGGGATGTTTGCTGGTGTATTGTCTTCAATTTCATTTGCGATCGTTGCAGATTTGTTCCCCTTACAAGTGAGAGGAAGGGTCATGGGTTTTATCATGACTGCCTTTGCAGCAAGCCAAGTGTTTGGACTACCCATTGGAATTTATATTTCTAATATTTGGGGATGGCAATCTCCATTTTTAATGATCGCAGGTGTGAGTGGAGTGGTTGGTTTTTTTATATTCTTTTTTCTAAAACCAGTAACAAAACATTTAGATAACAAAACAGATACGCATGCTTTCCACCATTTGATAACTACATTAACACAACCAAGATATTTGCCTGCCTTTATTGCAACTACCTTACTTGCGACAGGTGGATTTATGCTGATGCCATTTGGTTCCGCATTTTCCGTTCACAATTTAGGTGTTAGGCTAGAAGACTTACCTTTCATCTATATGGTAACGGGTATAGTTTCGATGTTGGGTGGCCCACTTATGGGAAGGTTAAGTGATTCGATCGGTAAGTACAATATGTTCTTTGGTGCATCAACAATTGCAGCGATCATTATCCTCTATTTTACTAGATTAAAAGTGACTCCACTCCCGACGGTTATCATTATCAATTCTCTTCTATTTGTTTTTATTGCAGCCAGAATGATTTCTGCAAATGCAATGAATTCAGCGGTTCCCGAACTTCATGACCGTGGGGCTTTTATGGCGATTAGTTCCTCCATCCAACAGATATCAGGTGGCATTGCTGCTTCGGTTGCTGGACTCATTGTCATCCAAACTCCGAGTGGTTATCTAGAGAGATATGAAGTTTTAGGTTATGTGGTGGCGACAGCGATTGTTTGTACCATTTTGTTAATGTACAAAGTGAATGAAATGATTTCGACAAAGAAATAG
- a CDS encoding chemotaxis protein CheD has protein sequence MSTSTNTDATLVKPIVYLNIGETFFSNGFHEIRTILGSCVSVCLFHEHTNFSAINHILLPKVSNVKEEQKSLRYGENSMENLISFFVKRQIPRFELKAKIFGGTQSPLFPNFTAGPKNIQFVTEYLNYEKIPIASQDIGGELYRKLSFHTDSFDVYITKLNPQSIGDVSVQEKHFETKVKERMLKKTTIFTFNQ, from the coding sequence ATGAGTACATCTACTAACACTGACGCTACACTAGTGAAACCAATTGTTTACCTGAATATAGGAGAGACTTTTTTTTCCAATGGATTCCATGAGATTCGAACCATCCTGGGATCCTGCGTATCTGTTTGTCTATTCCATGAACATACAAATTTCTCGGCTATTAATCATATCCTTTTGCCAAAAGTATCCAATGTAAAAGAAGAACAAAAGAGTTTACGATATGGTGAAAACTCGATGGAAAATCTAATTTCTTTTTTTGTGAAACGACAGATCCCACGTTTTGAATTAAAGGCAAAGATATTTGGTGGAACCCAATCACCATTGTTTCCCAATTTTACAGCGGGACCAAAAAATATTCAATTTGTGACTGAATATTTAAACTATGAAAAAATTCCAATCGCAAGCCAAGACATTGGTGGTGAGCTCTATCGTAAACTTTCCTTTCACACAGATTCCTTTGATGTTTATATCACCAAGTTAAACCCACAATCAATTGGAGATGTTTCGGTCCAAGAAAAACATTTTGAAACGAAAGTCAAAGAACGAATGTTAAAGAAAACTACGATTTTTACGTTTAACCAATAA